One stretch of Streptomyces agglomeratus DNA includes these proteins:
- a CDS encoding response regulator gives MPEDGKITVFLVDDHEVVRRGVHELLSVEDDIEVVGEAGTAEEAQVRILATRPDVAVLDVRLPDGSGVEVCREVRSRNEDIKCLMLTSFADDEALFDAIMAGASGYVLKAIRGNELLTAVRDVAAGKSLLDPVATARVLERLRSGNADGRSTTGDSRLANLTEQERRILDLIGEGLTNRVIGERLHLAEKTIKNYVSSLLSKLGMERRSQAAAYVARKQAEERR, from the coding sequence GTGCCCGAAGATGGAAAAATCACCGTATTTCTCGTCGACGACCACGAGGTGGTCCGGCGCGGCGTCCACGAACTGCTCTCCGTAGAGGACGACATCGAGGTGGTCGGGGAGGCCGGTACGGCCGAAGAAGCGCAGGTCAGAATCCTCGCGACCCGTCCCGACGTGGCCGTTCTCGACGTACGGCTGCCGGACGGAAGCGGCGTGGAGGTCTGCCGCGAGGTCCGGTCACGAAATGAGGACATCAAATGCCTGATGCTGACCTCGTTCGCCGACGACGAGGCACTTTTCGACGCCATCATGGCCGGTGCGTCCGGATACGTCCTCAAGGCCATTCGGGGGAATGAGCTGCTGACCGCCGTACGCGACGTGGCGGCGGGCAAGTCCCTCCTCGACCCGGTGGCGACCGCCCGCGTACTGGAACGGCTGCGCTCCGGCAACGCCGACGGCAGGAGCACCACGGGCGACAGCCGGCTCGCGAACCTCACCGAGCAGGAGCGCAGAATCCTCGACCTGATCGGTGAGGGCCTGACCAACCGGGTGATCGGCGAGCGGCTGCACCTCGCGGAGAAGACCATCAAGAACTACGTGTCCAGCCTGCTGTCCAAGCTGGGCATGGAACGCCGCTCGCAGGCCGCCGCGTACGTGGCGCGCAAGCAGGCGGAGGAGAGACGCTAG
- a CDS encoding protein kinase domain-containing protein, which produces MSQDGGQGRYAGGSVAGGRYQLRDLLGEGGMASVYLAYDSALDRQVAIKTLHTELGREQSFRERFRREAQAVAKLSHPNIVSVFDTGEDTVFHGDSAAGDGALMPYIVMEYVEGQPLGSVLQADIERYGAMPADKALKITSDVLAALETSHEMGLVHRDIKPGNVMMTKRDVVKVMDFGIARAMQSGVTSMTQTGMVVGTPQYLSPEQALGRGVDARSDLYSVGIMLFQLVTGRLPFDADSPLAIAYAHVQEEPVAPSSINRSIPPAVDALVARALKKNPNERFPSAAAMRDECARVSGSGQAGAAPVIVAGGPSQSGSGVGSAVFPPVEQAGFPQSGSVQAPYQPTPGPYGPPTPAPGPAQPAYGYPTPAPYATHNMQQGTQTPPPYTMAPQGAAPGGGGGNRNMPVLVGAIAVVLLALGGVITAISLKEDDPEGGSQGTDDPTQSEVAAKPGYRGPDRTRTMKTTDCSPGRESATDPDKVEVPSFLYKDLRSVKLCLQAANWKIKETRVDDPSWGEDLVVNQYPKRGSDIDPDDATIELEISTGNPPSD; this is translated from the coding sequence ATGAGCCAGGACGGCGGACAGGGCCGCTACGCGGGCGGCTCGGTCGCGGGCGGGCGGTACCAGCTGCGCGACCTGCTCGGAGAAGGCGGCATGGCGTCGGTGTACCTCGCGTACGACTCCGCGCTGGACCGCCAGGTGGCCATCAAGACGCTGCACACGGAGCTGGGGCGCGAACAGTCGTTCCGCGAGCGGTTCCGCCGCGAGGCGCAGGCGGTCGCCAAGCTGTCCCACCCCAACATCGTCTCGGTCTTCGACACCGGCGAGGACACCGTGTTCCACGGCGACTCCGCCGCGGGCGACGGCGCTCTGATGCCGTACATCGTCATGGAGTACGTCGAGGGGCAGCCGCTCGGCTCGGTACTCCAGGCGGACATCGAGCGGTACGGCGCCATGCCGGCCGACAAAGCGCTGAAGATCACATCGGATGTGCTGGCGGCGCTGGAGACCAGTCACGAGATGGGCCTGGTCCACCGCGACATCAAGCCCGGCAACGTGATGATGACCAAGCGCGACGTCGTCAAGGTCATGGACTTCGGCATCGCGCGCGCCATGCAGTCCGGTGTCACCTCGATGACGCAGACCGGCATGGTCGTCGGTACGCCGCAGTACCTGTCGCCCGAACAGGCCCTGGGGCGCGGCGTCGACGCGCGCTCCGACCTGTACTCGGTCGGCATCATGCTGTTCCAACTGGTCACGGGGCGGCTGCCGTTCGACGCCGATTCCCCGCTCGCCATCGCGTACGCGCATGTCCAGGAGGAGCCTGTGGCTCCTTCTTCGATCAACCGGTCGATCCCGCCGGCCGTCGACGCGCTGGTCGCCCGGGCGCTGAAGAAGAACCCGAACGAGCGCTTCCCGAGCGCCGCCGCGATGCGCGACGAGTGCGCGCGGGTCTCGGGTTCCGGCCAGGCGGGCGCCGCGCCGGTGATCGTCGCCGGTGGTCCCTCGCAGAGCGGGTCCGGGGTCGGCTCCGCCGTGTTCCCGCCGGTCGAGCAGGCGGGCTTCCCGCAGAGCGGCAGCGTCCAGGCGCCGTACCAGCCGACGCCGGGTCCGTACGGCCCGCCCACCCCGGCTCCCGGCCCGGCGCAGCCCGCGTACGGCTATCCGACGCCGGCGCCGTACGCGACGCACAACATGCAGCAGGGCACCCAGACCCCGCCGCCGTACACGATGGCGCCCCAGGGCGCCGCCCCCGGCGGCGGTGGCGGCAACCGGAACATGCCGGTGCTGGTGGGGGCGATCGCGGTCGTACTGCTGGCGCTCGGCGGCGTGATCACCGCCATCTCGCTCAAGGAGGACGACCCCGAGGGCGGGAGCCAGGGCACCGACGACCCCACGCAGAGTGAGGTCGCGGCGAAGCCCGGCTACCGGGGTCCGGACCGTACGCGGACCATGAAGACCACCGACTGCTCCCCCGGCCGGGAGTCGGCGACGGACCCGGACAAGGTCGAGGTGCCGAGCTTCCTCTACAAGGACCTGCGCTCGGTCAAGCTGTGCCTCCAGGCGGCGAACTGGAAGATCAAGGAGACCCGGGTCGACGACCCCAGCTGGGGCGAGGACCTCGTGGTCAACCAGTATCCGAAGCGTGGCTCCGACATCGACCCGGACGACGCCACGATCGAGCTGGAGATCTCCACCGGCAACCCGCCGTCGGACTAG
- the pdhA gene encoding pyruvate dehydrogenase (acetyl-transferring) E1 component subunit alpha, with product MTVESTAARKPRRSSTKRVSAKKPQRSEPELVQLLTPEGERVEHPDYSIDLTPDELLGLYRDMVLTRRFDAEATSLQRQGELGLWASLLGQEAAQIGSARALRDDDYVFPTYREHGVAWCRGVDPTNLLGMFRGVNHGGWDPSTNNFHLYTIVIGSQTLHATGYAMGVAKDGADSAVVAYFGDGASSQGDVAESFTFSAVYNAPVVFFCQNNQWAISEPTERQTRVPLYQRAQGFGFPGVRVDGNDVLACLAVTRDALERARRGEGPTLVEAFTYRMGAHTTSDDPTKYRADEEREAWEAKDPILRLRTYLEKEGFADAAFFDGLETESESLGRRVREAVRAMPDPDQMAIFENVYADGHALVDEERAQFAAYQASFAEEGK from the coding sequence GTGACCGTGGAGAGCACTGCCGCGCGTAAGCCGCGACGCAGCAGCACCAAGCGCGTCAGCGCCAAGAAACCCCAGCGATCCGAGCCGGAGCTCGTACAGCTGCTCACCCCCGAGGGAGAGCGCGTCGAGCACCCCGACTACTCGATCGATCTCACCCCGGACGAACTGCTCGGCCTGTACCGGGACATGGTCCTGACCCGCCGCTTCGACGCCGAGGCCACCTCGCTCCAGCGCCAGGGAGAGCTGGGCCTGTGGGCCTCGCTGCTCGGCCAGGAGGCGGCCCAGATCGGCTCCGCACGCGCTCTCCGTGACGACGACTACGTCTTTCCGACGTACCGCGAGCACGGTGTCGCCTGGTGCCGTGGCGTCGACCCGACCAATTTGCTCGGAATGTTCCGTGGCGTGAACCACGGTGGCTGGGACCCCAGCACCAACAATTTCCATCTGTACACGATCGTGATCGGCTCGCAGACGCTGCACGCGACCGGTTACGCGATGGGTGTCGCCAAGGACGGCGCGGACTCCGCGGTCGTCGCGTACTTCGGCGACGGTGCCTCCAGCCAGGGTGATGTCGCTGAATCGTTCACCTTCTCGGCGGTCTACAACGCCCCGGTCGTGTTCTTCTGCCAGAACAACCAGTGGGCGATCTCCGAGCCCACCGAGCGCCAGACCCGCGTTCCGCTCTACCAGCGCGCCCAGGGCTTCGGCTTCCCGGGCGTGCGGGTCGACGGCAACGACGTGCTCGCCTGCCTCGCCGTGACCCGCGACGCGCTGGAGCGCGCCCGCCGGGGTGAGGGGCCGACGCTGGTCGAGGCCTTCACGTACCGCATGGGCGCGCACACCACCTCCGACGACCCGACGAAGTACCGGGCCGACGAGGAGCGCGAGGCGTGGGAGGCGAAGGACCCGATCCTGCGCCTGCGCACGTACCTGGAGAAGGAGGGCTTCGCCGACGCGGCCTTCTTCGACGGTCTGGAGACCGAGAGCGAGAGCCTCGGCCGGCGGGTCCGCGAGGCGGTGCGGGCCATGCCCGACCCGGACCAGATGGCGATCTTCGAGAACGTCTACGCGGACGGCCACGCCCTGGTCGACGAGGAGCGGGCGCAGTTCGCCGCGTACCAGGCGTCCTTCGCCGAGGAGGGAAAGTAG
- a CDS encoding phosphotransferase: MPRSSVLAPPPPVGDLLRRYRDTGDPLSCEPVAQGLLNHGYRLVTTRGDYFLKHHLDGDRDTIRRQHRATRHLQAFGVPVAPPVEDTQGGTVTVIGGRCYALHPWIEGRHRDGAQLTTVESRRLGALLGLVHTCLDRVMEEADRRTHDCADPADTFALIDELLTLARGRRPRDTFDVLAEHRLVERRALLERHAHRRPPPVTEPATGWVHGDFHPLNLLYRGAEPAAIVDWDRLAVQPRAEEAVRAAAIFFVRPDGELELAKVRAYAAAYREAAGAGAEELAAAVHRVWWERLNDFWILRWRYQRHDRRADPQFPAASALAVWWTKEYEAVCAAFAG; this comes from the coding sequence GTGCCACGCTCATCTGTACTCGCCCCTCCGCCGCCCGTCGGTGACCTGCTGCGCCGCTACCGCGACACCGGCGACCCGCTCTCCTGCGAACCCGTGGCCCAGGGCCTGCTCAACCACGGCTACCGCCTCGTCACCACGCGCGGCGACTACTTCCTCAAGCACCACCTCGACGGCGACCGCGACACGATCCGACGCCAGCACCGCGCCACCCGCCACCTCCAGGCGTTCGGCGTCCCGGTGGCGCCGCCCGTGGAGGACACCCAGGGCGGCACCGTCACCGTGATCGGCGGCCGCTGCTACGCCCTGCACCCCTGGATCGAGGGCCGGCACCGGGACGGCGCCCAGCTCACGACGGTGGAGTCGCGGCGGCTGGGCGCGCTGCTGGGGCTCGTGCACACCTGCCTCGACCGGGTCATGGAGGAGGCGGACCGGCGTACGCACGACTGCGCCGACCCCGCCGACACCTTCGCCCTGATCGACGAGCTGCTGACGCTGGCGCGCGGGCGGCGGCCCCGGGACACCTTCGACGTACTGGCCGAACACCGTCTCGTCGAGCGGCGGGCGCTCCTCGAACGGCACGCGCACCGGCGGCCCCCGCCGGTCACCGAGCCCGCCACCGGGTGGGTGCACGGCGACTTCCACCCGCTGAACCTGCTCTACCGGGGCGCCGAGCCCGCCGCGATCGTCGACTGGGACCGGCTCGCGGTGCAGCCGCGCGCCGAGGAGGCGGTTCGGGCCGCCGCGATCTTCTTCGTGCGGCCGGACGGCGAGCTGGAGCTGGCGAAGGTACGGGCGTACGCGGCGGCGTACCGGGAGGCGGCCGGGGCCGGGGCGGAGGAGCTGGCCGCGGCGGTGCACCGGGTGTGGTGGGAGCGGCTCAACGACTTCTGGATACTGCGCTGGCGCTACCAGCGGCACGACCGAAGGGCCGACCCGCAGTTCCCTGCGGCGTCGGCCCTGGCGGTGTGGTGGACGAAGGAGTACGAGGCGGTGTGCGCGGCCTTCGCGGGGTGA
- a CDS encoding D-alanyl-D-alanine carboxypeptidase family protein encodes MITSLPAVRRAAAVLVTTGALLTVSPLAAPAQAATAPAVTAKGAFMLNNATGATVYSKGADTQRQMASTTKIMTAAVVLSTTNVDLNRKVTVKRTYRDYVTAQGASTADLKTGDKVTVRQLLYGTMLPSGCDAAYALADTFGTGTTVAARKKSFIAKMNSKAGSLGMTKTKFDSFDGISTTGNNYSTPRDLAKLARYAMKNSTFRAVVKAKSYKSTATTSTGGTRTYTWYNTNKLLGSYSGAIGIKTGTGSTAGPCLVFAATRGTKTLVGVVLNSTSVTNRYSDAGKMLNYGFGTSTTSSPMKLRTLPSGAQQD; translated from the coding sequence TTGATCACCAGCCTCCCGGCCGTCCGCAGAGCCGCCGCGGTCCTCGTCACCACCGGCGCGCTGCTGACCGTCTCGCCCCTGGCCGCGCCCGCGCAGGCGGCCACAGCGCCGGCGGTCACCGCCAAGGGCGCCTTCATGCTGAACAACGCGACCGGCGCCACGGTCTACAGCAAGGGCGCGGACACCCAGCGCCAGATGGCCAGTACGACGAAGATCATGACGGCCGCCGTGGTGCTCAGCACGACCAACGTCGACCTCAACCGCAAGGTGACCGTCAAGCGGACCTACCGCGACTACGTCACCGCGCAGGGCGCGAGCACCGCCGACCTGAAGACCGGCGACAAGGTGACCGTCCGTCAGCTCCTGTACGGCACGATGCTGCCCTCCGGCTGCGACGCGGCGTACGCCCTGGCCGACACCTTCGGCACCGGCACCACCGTCGCGGCCCGCAAGAAGTCCTTCATCGCCAAGATGAACTCGAAGGCCGGCTCCCTCGGGATGACGAAGACCAAGTTCGACTCGTTCGACGGCATCTCGACGACGGGCAACAACTACTCGACCCCGCGCGACCTGGCGAAGCTCGCCCGCTACGCCATGAAGAACAGCACCTTCCGCGCCGTCGTCAAGGCGAAGTCGTACAAGAGCACCGCGACGACCAGCACGGGCGGCACCCGCACGTACACCTGGTACAACACCAACAAGCTGCTGGGCTCCTACAGCGGCGCCATCGGCATCAAGACCGGCACCGGTTCGACGGCCGGCCCCTGCCTGGTCTTCGCCGCCACCCGCGGCACGAAGACGCTCGTCGGTGTCGTCCTGAACAGCACCAGTGTCACCAACCGCTACAGCGACGCCGGCAAGATGCTCAACTACGGCTTCGGCACGAGCACCACGTCGTCCCCGATGAAGCTGCGCACCCTGCCCTCGGGCGCACAGCAGGACTGA
- a CDS encoding alpha-ketoacid dehydrogenase subunit beta, producing MPVQKLPLAKAINESLRTALDTDPKVLIMGEDVGKLGGVFRVTDGLQKDFGEERVIDTPLAESGIVGTAIGLALRGYRPVVEIQFDGFVFPAYDQIVTQLAKMHARSLGKIKMPVVIRIPYGGGIGAVEHHSESPEALFAHVAGLKIVSPSNSSDAYWMMQQAIQSDDPVIFFEPKRRYWDKSEVDTEAIPGPLHTARVVREGSDITLAAYGPMVKVCVEAAAAAAEEGKSLEVLDLRSMSPIDFDAIQTSVEKTRRLVVVHEAPVFYGSGAEIAARITERCFYHLEAPVLRVGGFHAPYPPARLEEEYLPGLDRVLDAVDRSLAY from the coding sequence ATGCCCGTACAGAAGCTTCCCCTCGCCAAGGCGATCAACGAGTCGCTGCGCACCGCCCTCGACACGGACCCCAAGGTCCTGATCATGGGCGAGGACGTCGGCAAGCTCGGCGGCGTCTTCCGCGTCACCGACGGCCTCCAGAAGGACTTCGGCGAGGAGCGGGTCATCGACACCCCGCTCGCCGAGTCCGGCATCGTGGGCACCGCGATCGGCCTGGCCCTGCGCGGCTACCGCCCGGTCGTGGAGATCCAGTTCGACGGCTTCGTCTTCCCGGCGTACGACCAGATCGTCACGCAGCTCGCGAAGATGCACGCCCGCTCGCTCGGCAAGATCAAGATGCCGGTCGTCATCCGCATCCCGTACGGCGGCGGCATCGGCGCGGTCGAGCACCACAGCGAGTCGCCGGAGGCGCTGTTCGCGCACGTCGCCGGTCTGAAGATCGTCTCGCCGTCCAACTCCTCGGACGCCTACTGGATGATGCAGCAGGCCATCCAGAGCGACGACCCGGTGATCTTCTTCGAGCCGAAGCGGCGCTACTGGGACAAGAGCGAGGTCGACACCGAGGCCATCCCCGGCCCGCTCCACACGGCGCGGGTGGTGCGTGAGGGCTCCGACATCACGCTCGCGGCGTACGGCCCGATGGTGAAGGTCTGCGTCGAGGCGGCAGCGGCCGCGGCCGAGGAGGGCAAGTCCCTGGAGGTCCTCGACCTGCGGTCGATGTCCCCGATCGACTTCGACGCGATCCAGACGTCGGTCGAGAAGACCCGCCGCCTGGTCGTGGTCCACGAGGCCCCGGTCTTCTACGGCTCGGGTGCCGAGATCGCCGCTCGCATCACGGAGCGGTGCTTCTACCACCTGGAGGCGCCGGTGCTGAGGGTGGGCGGCTTCCACGCGCCGTACCCGCCGGCGCGCCTGGAGGAGGAGTACTTGCCGGGACTGGACCGGGTACTCGACGCCGTCGACCGCTCGCTTGCGTACTGA
- a CDS encoding pyridoxamine 5'-phosphate oxidase family protein, producing MPTEDLRAIELLRRVPYGRVATSMRALPFLAVARHVVVQGRVLLRMHAGFNHHQACHGSVVAYGADNFQSGHGLLWAVQCTGTAEIFEPAEAELELFGRGPHYVDGKPFDPVYMRIEPQFATAHTLNSAPERRFEHAL from the coding sequence ATGCCCACCGAGGACCTACGCGCCATCGAACTTCTCCGCCGTGTCCCCTACGGCCGGGTGGCCACGAGCATGCGGGCCCTGCCCTTCCTCGCCGTCGCCCGCCACGTCGTCGTACAGGGGCGCGTACTGCTGCGCATGCACGCGGGCTTCAACCACCACCAGGCGTGCCACGGCAGCGTGGTCGCGTACGGCGCGGACAACTTCCAGTCCGGCCACGGGCTCCTGTGGGCCGTCCAGTGCACCGGCACGGCCGAGATCTTCGAGCCGGCCGAGGCCGAGCTGGAGCTGTTCGGCCGTGGGCCCCACTACGTCGACGGGAAGCCGTTCGACCCCGTCTACATGCGCATAGAGCCGCAGTTCGCCACCGCGCACACCCTGAACAGCGCCCCCGAGCGACGGTTCGAGCACGCTCTGTGA
- a CDS encoding protein kinase domain-containing protein → MAPEPEGSGGGVSDAPESWGMGGLVGDGRYRLTHRLGRGGMAEVFAAEDVRLGRTVAVKLLRSDLAEDPTSKARFTREAQSVAGLNHHAVVAVYDSGEDQVGGSVVPYIVMELVEGRTIRELLQNAEAPGPEQALIIVSGVLEALAYSHQHGIVHRDIKPANVIITHSGAVKVMDFGIARALHGAQSTMTQTGMVMGTPQYLSPEQALGKAVDHRSDLYATGCLLYELLAQRPPFTGETPLSVVYQHVQDIPVPPSEISEVAPPELDGLVMRSLAKDPDDRFQSAEEMRGLVQYGLSMLQEQGSHTGMWNTGPVAMHEGAGTPAGGTYPTTAMGHPNHGDTSQMRAGGAMLPPMNPDDGAYDGGHGGNRGKMWIFAVLAIIAIAAGVAFAVDRAGDGGTKEKKDPPKVSQSGPTKSEKEPSKEPSDDEETSPGTDPGTSSTGGQQPSWTPSDIPSAPPSHTPSNTPSITPSSPSATAPGTTTDGGTTDGGTTDGGTDPGGTDPGDTDAGGTTDGGTTDGGTDPGGTDPGGTTDAGTTDGGTTDAGVTGG, encoded by the coding sequence ATGGCACCCGAACCCGAGGGAAGCGGCGGCGGAGTGTCGGATGCCCCGGAATCATGGGGTATGGGCGGATTGGTCGGCGATGGTCGCTACCGGCTGACGCACCGCCTCGGCCGCGGCGGCATGGCGGAAGTGTTCGCCGCCGAGGACGTACGGCTCGGCCGTACCGTGGCGGTCAAGCTGCTGCGCTCCGATCTGGCCGAAGACCCGACATCCAAGGCCCGCTTCACACGTGAGGCACAGTCGGTGGCCGGCCTGAACCACCACGCGGTGGTCGCCGTGTACGACTCCGGCGAGGACCAGGTCGGCGGCAGCGTCGTCCCCTACATCGTCATGGAGCTCGTCGAGGGCCGGACGATCCGCGAGCTGCTCCAGAACGCCGAGGCCCCTGGCCCCGAGCAGGCGCTGATCATCGTCTCCGGCGTGCTCGAAGCACTCGCGTACAGCCACCAGCACGGCATCGTGCACCGCGACATCAAGCCCGCGAACGTGATCATCACGCACAGCGGCGCGGTCAAGGTCATGGACTTCGGCATCGCCCGTGCCCTGCACGGCGCCCAGTCGACGATGACGCAGACCGGCATGGTCATGGGTACGCCCCAGTACCTCTCCCCGGAGCAGGCACTGGGCAAGGCCGTCGACCACCGCAGCGACCTGTACGCCACGGGCTGTCTGCTGTACGAACTGCTCGCGCAGCGGCCCCCCTTCACCGGTGAGACGCCGCTGTCGGTGGTCTACCAGCACGTGCAGGACATCCCCGTGCCGCCGTCCGAGATCTCGGAGGTGGCGCCGCCCGAGCTCGACGGGCTCGTCATGCGCTCCCTCGCGAAGGACCCGGACGACCGGTTCCAGAGCGCCGAGGAGATGCGCGGTCTCGTCCAGTACGGCCTGTCGATGCTCCAGGAGCAGGGCAGCCACACCGGCATGTGGAACACCGGCCCCGTCGCGATGCACGAGGGCGCGGGCACCCCGGCCGGCGGCACCTATCCGACGACCGCCATGGGCCACCCGAACCACGGCGACACCTCGCAGATGCGGGCCGGCGGCGCGATGCTGCCGCCGATGAACCCGGACGACGGGGCGTACGACGGCGGGCACGGCGGCAACCGCGGCAAGATGTGGATCTTCGCGGTGCTCGCGATCATCGCCATCGCGGCGGGTGTCGCCTTCGCGGTGGACCGGGCCGGCGACGGTGGCACCAAGGAGAAGAAGGATCCGCCGAAGGTCTCCCAGAGCGGCCCGACCAAGTCGGAGAAGGAGCCCTCCAAGGAGCCTTCCGACGACGAGGAGACCTCGCCCGGCACCGACCCGGGCACCTCCTCGACCGGTGGTCAGCAGCCGAGCTGGACCCCGTCCGACATCCCGTCGGCGCCCCCGAGCCACACCCCGTCGAACACGCCCAGCATCACGCCGTCGAGCCCGTCGGCGACCGCTCCGGGCACGACGACGGACGGTGGCACGACCGACGGCGGCACGACCGACGGCGGCACCGACCCGGGTGGCACGGACCCCGGCGACACCGACGCGGGCGGTACGACCGACGGCGGTACGACCGACGGCGGTACGGACCCCGGCGGCACCGACCCCGGCGGCACGACCGACGCCGGTACGACCGACGGCGGCACGACCGACGCGGGGGTCACCGGAGGCTGA
- a CDS encoding GntR family transcriptional regulator encodes MPAAPLASPPVVKQPPAAERVYAHIKKGVLDRHYEGGTLLTEGDLADAVGVSRTPVREALLRLEVEGLIKLYPKKGALVLAVSAQEIADVVETRLLVEEFAVRRAVPASPALIARLEELLEEQRQRALEGDLAEVAAADRCFHAEIVRNAGNQILSRLYDQLRDRQLRMGVTIMEAHPDRIAKNITEHAEMLEAIRAGDVERAAQCVRRHVGRVRVLVRGEDR; translated from the coding sequence ATGCCTGCCGCGCCCCTCGCATCCCCTCCCGTCGTGAAGCAGCCCCCCGCCGCCGAGCGCGTCTACGCCCACATCAAGAAGGGCGTGCTGGACCGCCATTACGAAGGCGGCACCCTGCTCACCGAGGGCGACCTCGCCGACGCCGTCGGCGTGTCCAGAACGCCCGTACGGGAAGCGCTGCTGCGGCTCGAAGTCGAAGGGCTCATCAAGCTCTATCCGAAGAAGGGGGCCCTGGTCCTCGCCGTCTCCGCCCAGGAGATCGCCGACGTCGTCGAAACCCGGCTGCTGGTGGAGGAGTTCGCGGTGCGCCGCGCCGTGCCCGCCTCCCCCGCCCTGATCGCCCGTCTCGAGGAGCTGCTGGAGGAGCAGCGGCAGCGCGCCCTCGAAGGCGACCTCGCCGAAGTCGCCGCGGCCGACCGCTGTTTCCACGCCGAGATCGTCCGCAACGCCGGGAACCAGATCCTCTCCCGCCTCTACGACCAGCTCCGCGACCGCCAGCTGCGCATGGGCGTCACCATCATGGAGGCGCATCCCGACCGCATCGCCAAGAACATCACCGAGCACGCCGAGATGCTCGAAGCCATCAGGGCGGGCGACGTCGAGCGCGCAGCCCAGTGCGTACGCCGCCACGTCGGCCGGGTCAGGGTGCTCGTGCGGGGTGAGGACCGGTGA
- a CDS encoding dihydrolipoamide acetyltransferase family protein — protein sequence MTEISAPAADTARFREFKMPDVGEGLTEAEILKWYVQPGDTVTDGQVVCEVETAKAAVELPIPYDGVVHELRFAEGVTVDVGQVIITVDVAPGTTAGAAPAAAPAPAQAPVAEPEPEAKPAARQPVLVGYGVSEASTKRRARKGTAAPAAAVAAVQTELNGHGPGAAALTAVPESRPLAKPPVRKLAKDLGVDLAAVTPTGPDGVITREDVHAAAVTPAQPEPAAAAPEPAAPQAPAAAAAEAPRESRTPIKGVRKAIASAMVNSAFTAPHVTEFITFDITRTMKLVEELKADKDMAGLRVNPLLLIAKALLVAIKRNPDVNASWDEENQEIVHKQYVNLGIAAATPRGLIVPNIKDAQAKTLPELAAALGELVATAREGKTSPAAMQGGTVTITNVGVFGVDTGTPILNPGESAILAVGAIKLQPWVHKGKVKPRQVTTLALSFDHRLVDGELGSRVLADVAAILEQPKRLITWA from the coding sequence ATGACTGAGATTTCCGCTCCCGCCGCCGACACGGCGCGCTTCCGCGAGTTCAAGATGCCCGATGTGGGCGAGGGTCTGACCGAGGCCGAGATCCTCAAGTGGTACGTCCAGCCGGGTGACACGGTCACCGACGGCCAGGTCGTCTGCGAGGTCGAGACGGCCAAGGCCGCCGTCGAGCTGCCGATCCCGTACGACGGTGTGGTGCACGAGCTGCGCTTCGCCGAGGGCGTGACGGTCGACGTCGGCCAGGTGATCATCACGGTGGACGTGGCACCGGGGACGACGGCCGGGGCGGCTCCGGCCGCCGCGCCGGCTCCCGCACAGGCTCCGGTCGCGGAGCCCGAGCCCGAGGCGAAGCCCGCCGCCCGCCAGCCGGTGCTCGTCGGCTACGGCGTCTCCGAAGCCTCCACGAAGCGCCGGGCGCGCAAGGGGACGGCGGCTCCGGCGGCCGCGGTGGCGGCCGTCCAGACCGAGCTGAACGGGCATGGGCCCGGGGCTGCCGCCCTCACGGCGGTGCCCGAGTCGCGCCCGCTGGCCAAGCCTCCGGTCCGCAAGCTCGCCAAGGACCTGGGCGTCGACCTGGCCGCGGTCACCCCGACCGGCCCCGACGGGGTCATCACCCGCGAGGACGTCCACGCGGCGGCCGTGACGCCGGCGCAGCCCGAGCCGGCCGCGGCGGCGCCCGAGCCGGCCGCGCCGCAGGCACCGGCCGCAGCCGCCGCCGAGGCGCCCCGGGAGTCCCGTACCCCGATCAAGGGCGTACGGAAGGCGATCGCGTCGGCCATGGTGAACAGCGCGTTCACCGCGCCGCACGTCACAGAGTTCATCACCTTCGACATCACGCGCACCATGAAGCTGGTCGAAGAGCTGAAGGCCGACAAGGACATGGCGGGCCTGCGCGTCAACCCGCTCCTGCTGATCGCCAAGGCGCTCCTGGTCGCGATCAAGCGCAACCCGGACGTCAACGCGTCCTGGGACGAGGAGAACCAGGAGATCGTGCACAAGCAGTACGTGAACCTGGGCATCGCGGCGGCCACGCCGCGCGGCCTCATCGTCCCGAACATCAAGGACGCCCAGGCGAAGACCCTGCCGGAACTCGCGGCGGCGCTGGGCGAGCTGGTGGCGACGGCCCGCGAGGGCAAGACGTCGCCGGCGGCCATGCAGGGCGGCACGGTGACCATCACCAACGTCGGCGTCTTCGGCGTCGACACCGGTACGCCGATCCTCAACCCGGGCGAGTCCGCGATCCTCGCGGTCGGGGCGATCAAGCTCCAGCCGTGGGTCCACAAGGGCAAGGTGAAGCCCCGCCAGGTCACCACGCTCGCGCTCTCCTTCGACCACCGCCTGGTCGACGGCGAGCTCGGCTCCAGGGTCCTGGCGGACGTGGCGGCGATCCTCGAACAGCCGAAGCGTCTGATCACCTGGGCCTGA